The following proteins are encoded in a genomic region of Candidatus Bathyarchaeota archaeon:
- a CDS encoding 50S ribosomal protein L40e codes for MPITDPTKKIIAQKHRLFIKICRSCGARNPGSAVKCRRCRGHNLRWKNRELGAK; via the coding sequence ATGCCGATCACTGATCCGACTAAAAAAATAATTGCGCAAAAGCACCGGTTGTTCATAAAAATTTGCAGAAGTTGTGGAGCAAGAAACCCTGGATCCGCGGTTAAATGTCGACGGTGCAGAGGTCATAATCTCCGATGGAAAAACCGTGAGCTAGGTGCAAAGTAG